DNA from Bacteroides zoogleoformans:
CATTCCGTTCTGTTCGGTACATTCAAAGGCTACTCCCGGCCCGTTCATTTCTGTCATGCCAAAGCTGTTGTAGGCCTTGACACCAAGCATGTGTTCAATCTTTTTCCGTTGTTCGTCGGTATGGGGTTCGGCACCTATCAAGAGAGTCTTTAAGCTTGTTGTGGATGGGTCTATTCCTTCTTCTTGAAATACTTCGGCCAGGCGTATGGCATAGCTGGGGATGGCATGGAGCGCTGTGGTCTTGAAGTCGGTGATGAACTTTACCTGACGTTTGCTGTTACCGGCTGCTGCGGGAACTGTCAATGCGCCCAGACGTTCGGCCCCATATTGAAAGCCTAATCCGCCGGTGAACATTCCATAACCGGAACTATTCTGAAACACATCGGTCTTTCGTAGTCCCACCATGTAGAGGCAACGAGCCACCAAGTTTGCCCACGAGTCCAAATCGTGTTGCGAATGTACGATGACGGTAGGAGTTCCTGTCGTTCCGCTGGAAGAGTGGATGCGTACACCGTCTTCGCGCATATTGCCTGCTACCAGTCCGAAAGGATAATTGGCGCGCATATCGGCTTTAGTGGTAAAGGGGAGTTTGCGTATATCTTCTACGGACCGAAAGCTGTCGGCTGTGATGTCGTGTTGTTGGAAAACGTTTTTGTAGAAGGGAGAGTTGGCGGCTATCGTGATTGTTTTCTTTAACCGCTGAAGTTGTAACTCTCGTAATTTCTCACGAGACATCGTTTCAATTTCCTCTTCCCAGTATTTGTTGTTCATGACCTTTTTATTGGAATGGTTGGAGTAGATGACT
Protein-coding regions in this window:
- a CDS encoding phenylacetate--CoA ligase — encoded protein: MNNKYWEEEIETMSREKLRELQLQRLKKTITIAANSPFYKNVFQQHDITADSFRSVEDIRKLPFTTKADMRANYPFGLVAGNMREDGVRIHSSSGTTGTPTVIVHSQHDLDSWANLVARCLYMVGLRKTDVFQNSSGYGMFTGGLGFQYGAERLGALTVPAAAGNSKRQVKFITDFKTTALHAIPSYAIRLAEVFQEEGIDPSTTSLKTLLIGAEPHTDEQRKKIEHMLGVKAYNSFGMTEMNGPGVAFECTEQNGMHFWEDCFLVEIIDPETGEPVPEGEIGELVLTTLDREMMPLIRYRTRDLTRILSGQCPCGRTHLRIDRIKGRSDDMFIIKGVNIFPMQVEKVLVQFPELGSNYLITLETVDNQDEMIVEVEISDLSTDNYIELEKVRKEITRQLKDEILVTPKLKLVKKGSLPQSEGKAVRVKDLRDNK